CGGCTGATGGTGGGACCACAGTTGAGGGGACCAATGATGTCGATCGAACTATCGATCGCGCGTCTTGGGAACGCATCGAGTCGATCGACGCGATCGAGCCCGAACACGAACACGTCTACGACTTCTCGGTCGCCGGGCTGGAGACGTT
The DNA window shown above is from Salifodinibacter halophilus and carries:
- a CDS encoding DNA-directed RNA polymerase subunit A''; the protein is EIKPIASDTLEVGDELPVVGSYDGTSDTAEFDFAPVTAADGGTTVEGTNDVDRTIDRASWERIESIDAIEPEHEHVYDFSVAGLET